A region from the Drosophila takahashii strain IR98-3 E-12201 chromosome 2L, DtakHiC1v2, whole genome shotgun sequence genome encodes:
- the LOC108062259 gene encoding chymotrypsin-like protease CTRL-1, with amino-acid sequence MKTLVAVGIICLLFPLLGSTQFIDPACGIRAKSPLGLRVINGTIAGLTSSPWMAFLHTTTNLFVCGGTLITNRLVLTAAHCLSANTVTANLVARLGEYNRIEEEQCHGSYCTRRIEAKVDRAFRHRLYNPKTMVNDIAILRLIKRVEYTDNIRPICIVRDPRWRKYIDSIDPLTGTGWGKSESESDSTVLRTVDLSRQEAGICLLYTNAYLSNTQFCAGNWDSNLCNGDSGGPVGAMVPYQNSQRFVQIGIASFNNHQCSKASAFTDVLSYTEWILKVVKYHT; translated from the exons ATGAAGACCCTAGTAGCAGTTGGGATCATTTGCCTGCTTTTCCCTCTTCTGGGATCCACGCAATTTATCGATCCTGCCTGCGGGATTCGAGCTAAAAGTCCCTTGGGACTAAGGGTCATAAATGGAACGATCGCTGGCTTGACATCAAGTCCCTGGATGGCTTTTCTCCACACCACTACTAATCTATTCGTTTGCGGTGGAACTCTGATTACTAAtc GTCTGGTTTTAACTGCAGCTCATTGCCTTTCAGCTAATACTGTTACGGCTAATCT gGTAGCACGACTGGGGGAATATAATAGAATAGAGGAAGAACAGTGTCATGGAAGTTATTGCACCCGTCGAATTGAGGCCAAAGTGGACCGGGCCTTTAGGCACCGTCTTTACAATCCGAAAACAATGGTCAACGATATAGCAATTTTGCGGCTGATCAAGAGAGTTGAGTACACAG ACAACATTAGACCCATTTGTATTGTGAGGGATCCTAGATGGAGGAAGTACATCGATTCCATAGATCCTCTGACCGGCACTGGCTGGGGTAAATCGGAGTCGGAGAGCGATAGCACTGTACTCAGGACTGTGGATCTAAGCCGCCAAGAAGCGGGTATCTGTTTACTATATACCAATGCTTATCTTTCGAACACACAGTTCTGCGCCGGAAATTGGGATAGCAACTTGTGTAATGGAGATTCTGGCGGTCCAGTGGGAGCAATGGTCCCATACCAAAATTCCCAGCGTTTCGTTCAAATCGGAATCGCCAGCTTTAATAACCATCAGTGCTCGAAGGCCAGTGCTTTCACGGATGTGCTGAGCTATACCGAATGGATACTTAAAGTGGTTAAGTACCATACGTAG